The following DNA comes from Armatimonadota bacterium.
CAGCACGTAGCGGTTGTACCCCAGGGCGAAATAGCAGATCGGATCATTTACCCCCAGCTGAACCGCGCGTTCGAGATGAGCGACCACCCGATCGTGCCGGTCCAGATGATAGCAGCACTCCGCGGCGATAAGGTGAGCGGTCGCGGCATGCCGTCGATTGCGCAGCTTCAGGGCGTCGACTCGGTCAAGAGTCTCCTGAAGTGAGATGCGTCGCTTGTCGGCCAGGGAGAGCATCTCGGTGACGGGGATCTCCTCACGCCCGGCAAGGCCATTGAGCAAGCCGTGGAAGCGCACCTCGGCCTCGAGATGCCAAAGGAGCAGGTCAGCCAGCTCCCTTGCCTCCGGAGTCTGACGGCTCACGCGCGAAGCCACGAGTTCGTAGTACAGGCGTGTGAAAACGGGCACGCTATCGAACTCGCTGAGGCGCGCGAGAAGCTGCTGGATATCATGTGTATTCTCAAAGAGTGGCATTTTGCTACCGATGCCGGAACAGATGGTCCGCCTGGGAATGCGTATTCTCTACCGGCGCGCTCTCACCTCCCCAAGAACAGACGCCGCGCGAAATCCGCGCGGCGTCTGTCTGGCGGTTGGAGCGCAGACTACTTGAGCTCGACCTTGGCGCCGACGGCCTCGAGCTTGGCCTTCATGGCCTCGGAGTCTTCCTTGTTGACCTCTTCGGCAACAGTAGCCGGAGCAGACTCCACAAGTTCCTTGGCCTCCTTGAGACCGAGGTTGGTGATCTCGCGGATAGCCTTGATGACCTGGATCTTCTCCGGGCCGATGTCGGTGAGGACCACGCTGAAGTAGTCCTTCTCTTCCTCGGCCGGTGCGGCCTCGCCGGCGGCGACGGCTACGGCGACCGGAGCAGCCGCGGTGACGCCCCACTGTTCCTGCAGCTTGTCCTTGAGTTCCACGAGCTGCAAGACGCTCAGCTCATTGATCGCGCTGATGATCTCGTCGACAGACATTGTCGCTCCTCCTGTGTGTGAACCGGTGCGGGCTGAAGCCGCCCGGCGGTATTCTTGACACGACTTGCTCTGGCAGCCATCCTGGGGCTACCAGCGGTGGCGCAGATGCGACAACCGCTCCCACGTCTACGCGGCCTGTTCCTGGCGCTTGTCGGCGACAGCCTGCAGAGTGTAGACCAGCTCCGACACAGCGCCGTTCAGGGTGCCGACCAATGCGTTCAGCGGGCCGGCGATGCTGCCAACGACGCTGCCCTTGATCTCGTCCAGCGGCGGCATAGAAGCAAGAGCGCGAGCGCGGTTGGTGTCGTAGACGACGCCATCCACATAGGCGGCCTTGATCTCCCAGCGCTGTTTGTCACTTGTCAGGGTCTTGGCAAAGTCCAGGATGGCCCTTCCCGGTGTGATCGGGTCTTCGGCGCAGAACATGACAGCGGTCGGGCCCTTGAGCATACCGGCCAGTTCCTCCGCCGGCGTGCCGGCGAGGGCAAGCTTCAGAAGGCGATTCTTCGCAACGAATACCCGCCCGCCTGCCTCAAGGATCTGACCACGAAGGGTATTGACCTGGTTCACCGGAATGCCCGAGAAATCCAGCAGGTACATGCCTGCTGAGTTCTCGAAAGCCTCCCGCAGTTCCGCGACGATGGCCTCTTTTTGAGGTGTGGGCATTTACTCACCTCCTCGGTAGTGGCACCCCTCCCACGGCCAGGGCACCAGGTGTTGGTGAAACTGCTCAAGCAAACAAAAAGGCGACGGCCACCGAGCGTCGGGACCGCCGCCTGTGCGTACAGGTGGCGCGCATCTCCCCTGACCGGGAAGATTACGCTTATAGCCCGACCTCGGCCGGCTGGGCTGGGCCCCATTAAGCGATAGCGCCGGCTGTCTACGGTCAGCATTGCACCCAACTGAATGGGTGCCATTGTCAGTGTGCCACGATCTAGCGGGTCTGCGCGATGAGCGCATCCACGTCGAGCTTCATGCCGGGACCCATGGTGCTGGAAAGCGCCGCAGCGCGTATGAACTTGCCGGTGACGCTGGCGGGCCTGGCGCGCTGAATGACGGTCACCAGATGGAGCAGGTTCTCCAGCAACTGCTCCTCGGTGAACGAAACCTTCCCGATCCCCACGTGGATACCGGCTCCGCGGTCCATTCGGTACTCCAGCTTGCCGCCCTTGAGTTCCTTGACAGCGGTGCCCACGTCGTCAGTGATGTTCCCGGCCTTCTTGTTGGGCATCCGAGGCCCCAGCTTGCGGCCGAGCGGGCCAATGATCCGCATCATCTGGGGTTGGGCGACGAGAATGTCAAACTCGTCCCACCCCTCCTGAA
Coding sequences within:
- the rplL gene encoding 50S ribosomal protein L7/L12; its protein translation is MSVDEIISAINELSVLQLVELKDKLQEQWGVTAAAPVAVAVAAGEAAPAEEEKDYFSVVLTDIGPEKIQVIKAIREITNLGLKEAKELVESAPATVAEEVNKEDSEAMKAKLEAVGAKVELK
- a CDS encoding 50S ribosomal protein L10, encoding MPTPQKEAIVAELREAFENSAGMYLLDFSGIPVNQVNTLRGQILEAGGRVFVAKNRLLKLALAGTPAEELAGMLKGPTAVMFCAEDPITPGRAILDFAKTLTSDKQRWEIKAAYVDGVVYDTNRARALASMPPLDEIKGSVVGSIAGPLNALVGTLNGAVSELVYTLQAVADKRQEQAA
- a CDS encoding 50S ribosomal protein L1, whose translation is MPKHSRRFVEISKKVDKQRRFTAQEAISTLKQLANAKFDESIELHLKMGADPSKGDQTVRGTTTLPHGTGKVPRVAVFAEGDGAKAAEEAGADRVGAEDLVAAIQEGWDEFDILVAQPQMMRIIGPLGRKLGPRMPNKKAGNITDDVGTAVKELKGGKLEYRMDRGAGIHVGIGKVSFTEEQLLENLLHLVTVIQRARPASVTGKFIRAAALSSTMGPGMKLDVDALIAQTR